The proteins below come from a single Campylobacter concisus genomic window:
- a CDS encoding structural cement protein Gp24, protein MGYLDKRAFAGQVARAGESAVVALAYVNNDTEVIPFGVFVTSKDGGVAKISKAADQIMGVSLKMGTKSENKPGEVMSILSISYGSEVWVQGKENHGLAVGDTIQVEATAGADAGKVAKAATLATTAAKDKFYVTEVSGDLVKLMRKE, encoded by the coding sequence ATGGGCTATTTAGACAAAAGAGCTTTTGCGGGACAAGTAGCTAGAGCGGGCGAAAGTGCCGTAGTAGCACTAGCTTATGTAAATAATGATACCGAGGTTATCCCTTTTGGCGTGTTTGTAACTAGCAAAGACGGCGGCGTAGCAAAAATAAGCAAAGCAGCCGATCAGATTATGGGCGTTAGCCTTAAAATGGGAACTAAAAGCGAAAACAAGCCAGGCGAGGTTATGAGCATTTTATCAATCTCTTATGGTAGTGAAGTTTGGGTGCAAGGCAAAGAAAATCACGGCTTGGCAGTTGGCGACACTATACAAGTAGAAGCAACAGCAGGCGCAGACGCTGGCAAGGTAGCTAAAGCGGCAACGCTAGCAACAACAGCAGCTAAAGACAAATTTTACGTAACCGAAGTAAGCGGCGATCTTGTAAAACTAATGAGAAAGGAATAA
- a CDS encoding phage protein — protein MARYQHDTIVLLINGYEITAYADGSDVISIENAADAGAYTIGASGRGVFTGSCNQSGTLTLKLLQHSEDCKFLQDLYNQQRTEFKSFSPMTMEFKDTLNGDELSGLNGFFVNDGGLKRGDAHNPTEFKIAFERISKRLENGAGN, from the coding sequence ATGGCAAGATACCAACACGATACGATCGTTTTATTAATAAACGGCTATGAAATAACCGCTTATGCAGACGGAAGCGATGTAATAAGCATAGAAAACGCAGCTGATGCAGGAGCCTATACAATAGGCGCTAGCGGTAGAGGCGTATTTACGGGCAGTTGCAACCAAAGTGGCACGCTAACCCTAAAGCTTCTACAACATAGCGAGGATTGTAAATTTTTGCAAGACCTTTACAACCAGCAAAGAACAGAGTTTAAAAGCTTTAGCCCTATGACAATGGAGTTTAAAGACACGCTAAATGGCGACGAGTTAAGTGGCTTAAATGGCTTTTTCGTAAATGACGGTGGATTAAAAAGGGGCGACGCTCACAACCCAACCGAGTTTAAAATCGCTTTTGAAAGAATAAGCAAGCGCTTAGAAAATGGAGCTGGTAACTAA
- a CDS encoding DUF3383 domain-containing protein — protein sequence MSLTIKRIVNIQLNEQGQIAKNRDFSVIAILSDDWCEAYNDVNTRFVSIASANDAALNFGSESRATKAAKAIFSVSGVKKAIVAKWVKENKTTQATANELRGSALNVGINKLKAITSGSFKLNVGGADKVYTNLDFSSCVDFEAVATKLTAAISKDGIKAVYDAEGNRFIIRAATAGKNDNTRLGYFEKADSGDFVGVLLNLVSGKSDIYVGKDSVTQKKESLSEALDKLFNATQGFYGVYSSAILADEEVAELNEWITSAQNPSVAGYTITRKAQLESVNTNVIKKIADKDSGRFFATYNNTGDEHAGAELLAKALSTNWEGSNTAQTMKFKNLKTAGTDKTITLNLAEKCDKLGVNYYTDYDGVSMIAEGVALGGKFIDEVVGLDAFNNRTQIAVFNVLKGAKKVPQTDKGQVRLIAAVKQVCEQFVKNGFIAAGQWRGDPVGTLESGDYLDLGYYVFSPSYTEQLQADREARKSVPINVAIKLAGAIHSVDILINYNR from the coding sequence ATGAGTTTAACGATAAAAAGGATAGTGAATATCCAGCTAAACGAACAAGGGCAAATAGCAAAGAATAGAGATTTTAGCGTGATAGCTATTCTAAGCGACGACTGGTGCGAGGCTTACAATGATGTGAATACAAGATTTGTAAGTATCGCTAGTGCAAATGATGCCGCGCTAAATTTCGGCAGTGAAAGCAGAGCAACTAAAGCCGCCAAAGCTATTTTTAGCGTTAGTGGCGTTAAAAAGGCAATCGTTGCTAAGTGGGTAAAAGAGAACAAAACAACACAAGCAACGGCAAACGAACTAAGAGGCTCGGCTCTAAACGTAGGCATTAATAAATTAAAAGCTATCACAAGCGGAAGCTTTAAGCTAAACGTAGGCGGAGCGGATAAAGTTTATACAAATTTGGATTTTAGCTCGTGCGTAGATTTTGAGGCGGTGGCAACAAAACTAACAGCGGCAATTAGCAAAGACGGAATAAAAGCAGTATATGACGCAGAGGGCAACCGCTTCATAATTAGAGCGGCAACGGCTGGCAAAAATGACAACACAAGGCTAGGTTATTTTGAGAAAGCAGATAGCGGCGACTTTGTAGGCGTGCTTTTAAACCTAGTTAGTGGCAAGAGTGATATTTACGTAGGTAAAGATAGCGTAACGCAGAAAAAAGAGAGCCTAAGTGAGGCGTTAGATAAATTATTCAACGCAACACAAGGCTTTTACGGCGTTTATTCGTCAGCTATTTTGGCAGACGAGGAAGTAGCAGAGCTTAACGAGTGGATCACATCAGCACAAAACCCAAGCGTTGCAGGCTATACGATCACACGCAAGGCACAGCTTGAAAGTGTGAATACAAACGTGATAAAAAAGATAGCCGATAAAGATAGCGGTCGCTTTTTTGCAACATACAACAACACGGGCGACGAGCACGCAGGTGCTGAATTGCTAGCTAAGGCATTAAGCACTAATTGGGAGGGATCAAACACAGCCCAAACAATGAAATTTAAAAACCTAAAAACGGCTGGCACCGATAAAACAATCACGCTAAATTTAGCTGAAAAGTGCGACAAATTAGGCGTAAATTATTACACCGACTATGACGGCGTAAGTATGATAGCCGAGGGTGTGGCTTTAGGCGGTAAATTTATTGATGAAGTTGTAGGACTTGACGCTTTCAATAACCGAACACAAATAGCAGTATTTAACGTGCTAAAAGGTGCTAAGAAAGTGCCACAAACCGACAAGGGACAAGTAAGACTAATAGCAGCAGTTAAGCAAGTTTGCGAGCAATTTGTTAAAAACGGCTTTATTGCAGCGGGACAATGGCGTGGCGATCCAGTTGGCACACTAGAAAGCGGCGATTATTTGGATTTAGGCTATTACGTTTTTAGCCCTAGCTACACCGAGCAACTACAAGCAGACCGAGAAGCTAGAAAGTCAGTGCCTATTAATGTGGCTATTAAGCTAGCTGGTGCAATACACAGCGTAGATATTTTGATAAATTACAACAGATAA
- a CDS encoding phage neck terminator protein: MNVDESLVRDSYSKTLNDKAAYLTLHLLTSTQKGREYKFIDGEKEIITSTREAVVSVNAFGKNANFIIEKLNTLFYSSECLKGLKILGLGLVTISPIRNLSQIVGGGVEERASIDLTLSYINRVEVSQNEIKTAEIKTADFGIKVNR; encoded by the coding sequence TTGAACGTAGATGAAAGCTTGGTGCGTGATAGCTACTCCAAAACGCTAAATGATAAGGCGGCTTATTTAACGCTTCATTTGCTAACTAGCACGCAAAAAGGGCGAGAATATAAATTTATCGATGGTGAAAAAGAGATTATCACTTCAACACGTGAAGCCGTAGTGAGCGTAAATGCTTTTGGCAAAAACGCGAACTTCATCATCGAAAAACTAAACACCCTTTTTTACTCTAGTGAGTGCTTAAAAGGGCTTAAAATTTTAGGATTAGGACTAGTAACGATTAGCCCTATTAGAAACTTAAGCCAAATAGTGGGCGGTGGCGTAGAGGAGCGAGCTAGTATAGATTTGACGCTAAGCTACATAAATAGAGTGGAAGTTTCTCAAAACGAGATAAAAACAGCCGAGATTAAAACGGCAGATTTTGGCATAAAGGTAAATAGATGA
- a CDS encoding anti-CBASS protein Acb1 family protein, giving the protein MGQKITDSLENLVTKMGQMTANRDYTPLIVKNTQLLNAYNNGWIAKRYIKKTIGDMLKMGREIDWGNIDEERKKEYYDTCNKLEIDGVIKDLLFNVLLYGEAAILAVTDASEETYQLPLMPNETIKQFIVFGKGEFKARNAEHKFNRPSLYDVKGVKTHISRLCIVQGGIKSYGIEQRESISDIATALDVIKMFDTITLSVSDLIEECKIDVYKMHGYNEQIATGNEDEILKRLKLINSAKSYTNAIAMDMEDDYLTKENNLTGIAELWSKSCIVVAGALNRPISILFGEGAGGFSSGEEDNRAYYETINELQNTLLRPVYDFIDPFVLGENLEYDFYSIDSLNDKEKAEILNVKSTALGNLLDKGVITEAIILKELKDEGLIKNISAEDITEAELLAQKLDEPNDETDLI; this is encoded by the coding sequence ATGGGGCAAAAAATAACCGATAGCTTAGAAAACCTAGTAACCAAAATGGGACAAATGACGGCGAATAGAGATTATACGCCGTTAATAGTCAAAAATACACAGCTTTTAAACGCTTACAACAACGGCTGGATAGCTAAACGCTACATTAAAAAGACAATAGGCGATATGCTAAAAATGGGGCGTGAAATCGACTGGGGGAATATAGACGAGGAACGCAAAAAAGAGTATTACGACACTTGTAATAAGCTAGAGATAGACGGCGTTATTAAAGACCTGCTTTTTAACGTTTTGCTTTATGGCGAGGCGGCGATATTAGCCGTAACTGACGCAAGCGAGGAAACCTATCAACTCCCATTAATGCCAAATGAAACAATTAAACAATTTATCGTATTCGGTAAGGGCGAATTTAAAGCAAGAAATGCAGAGCATAAATTTAACCGACCTAGCCTTTATGATGTAAAGGGGGTTAAGACACACATCAGCCGTCTTTGTATAGTACAAGGGGGCATTAAGAGCTACGGCATAGAACAGCGTGAAAGCATAAGTGATATAGCCACCGCCCTTGATGTGATAAAGATGTTTGACACTATCACACTAAGCGTTAGCGACTTGATCGAGGAGTGCAAAATAGACGTATATAAAATGCACGGATATAACGAGCAAATAGCGACTGGTAATGAAGACGAAATTTTAAAACGCTTAAAATTAATCAATTCAGCAAAAAGCTACACCAACGCAATAGCTATGGATATGGAGGACGACTATTTAACAAAGGAAAATAACCTAACTGGGATAGCCGAGCTTTGGAGTAAGAGTTGTATTGTGGTAGCTGGAGCATTAAACCGCCCTATTAGTATACTATTTGGCGAGGGGGCTGGCGGTTTTAGTAGTGGTGAAGAAGACAACCGAGCATATTATGAAACTATCAACGAATTACAAAACACACTATTACGCCCAGTTTATGACTTCATCGATCCGTTTGTCCTAGGCGAAAATTTAGAATACGATTTTTACAGCATAGACAGCCTAAACGATAAAGAAAAAGCCGAAATTTTAAACGTAAAAAGCACGGCACTTGGAAATTTGCTAGACAAGGGCGTAATAACCGAAGCGATAATTTTAAAAGAGCTAAAAGATGAGGGCTTGATTAAGAACATAAGCGCCGAGGATATAACCGAAGCCGAGCTATTAGCCCAAAAGTTAGACGAGCCAAATGATGAAACCGACCTTATCTGA
- a CDS encoding DUF4054 domain-containing protein codes for MTAADFLNKFPEFKAVDETRIELSLDEAKLQVTEKIWGRFYEVGVLHLAAHILAMQGALNTEATNSPHPLREIGSKAVGSLSVSYTSGKTGFESESGSYYLTKYGQHYLELKKLVTPHFGLVR; via the coding sequence ATGACGGCAGCCGATTTTTTAAATAAATTCCCAGAGTTTAAAGCGGTAGATGAAACACGCATAGAGCTAAGTTTAGACGAGGCAAAGCTACAAGTTACCGAGAAAATTTGGGGGCGTTTTTACGAGGTCGGCGTTTTACACTTGGCGGCTCACATTTTGGCAATGCAGGGGGCTTTAAACACGGAAGCGACGAACAGCCCTCACCCATTGCGTGAAATAGGCAGTAAAGCCGTAGGCAGCCTAAGCGTAAGCTATACAAGTGGTAAGACTGGCTTTGAGAGCGAAAGCGGAAGCTACTATTTAACCAAATACGGACAACACTACCTAGAACTTAAAAAGCTAGTAACTCCACATTTTGGGCTAGTTAGATGA
- a CDS encoding PBSX family phage terminase large subunit: MIIDLNTAPIFEPLLESKRYKGAKGGRGSGKSHFFAECIIEAMLINPDARIVCIREIQRSLKFSSKALIESKISSLGVSEYFEITLTEIRAKRGNGLIIFQGMQDHTADSIKSLEGFDIAWVEEAQNLSKRSLELLRPTIRKENSELWFSWNPENETDAVDSFFKQMQDNHATDYILIHANFNDNPFLPEELNKEQEYDRKFNPSTYEHIWLGGYNTKSNALIFKGKFRVESFNTDGLGNPYHGLDFGFANDPTAAVRCYIHDRKLYISHEAGAVGLELDYTAEFLKERIENIHKYVIRADNARPESISYLKRHGLSMITPTIKGKGSIEDGIEYIRSFEAIIIHERCIETAREFRLYSYKTDPHSGDILPQILDENNHYIDALRYALEPLIKSKTTIWGHITSRS, translated from the coding sequence ATGATAATAGATTTAAACACTGCCCCTATATTCGAGCCACTACTGGAAAGCAAAAGATATAAAGGGGCTAAAGGCGGACGTGGTAGCGGTAAAAGCCACTTTTTTGCCGAGTGTATAATTGAGGCAATGTTAATCAACCCAGACGCTCGCATAGTTTGTATAAGAGAAATACAACGATCGTTAAAATTTTCATCAAAAGCCCTAATAGAAAGCAAGATAAGCAGCTTAGGGGTAAGTGAATATTTTGAGATAACACTAACCGAAATTAGAGCTAAGCGTGGCAATGGGTTAATAATTTTTCAAGGTATGCAAGATCATACCGCCGATAGTATAAAATCGTTAGAGGGCTTTGATATTGCGTGGGTGGAGGAAGCACAAAATCTAAGTAAGCGAAGCCTAGAGCTTTTACGTCCAACTATACGCAAGGAAAACTCCGAGCTTTGGTTTAGCTGGAACCCTGAAAACGAAACGGACGCAGTGGATAGCTTTTTTAAACAAATGCAGGATAACCACGCAACCGATTATATTTTAATACATGCAAATTTTAACGATAACCCGTTTTTGCCCGAGGAACTAAATAAAGAGCAAGAATACGACCGCAAGTTTAACCCTAGCACTTACGAGCATATATGGCTAGGTGGGTACAATACCAAGAGCAATGCACTAATTTTCAAAGGCAAATTTAGAGTAGAGAGCTTTAACACGGACGGATTGGGTAATCCTTATCACGGCTTAGACTTCGGCTTTGCCAACGATCCGACAGCGGCAGTAAGGTGTTATATACACGACCGAAAACTATATATAAGCCACGAGGCTGGAGCGGTAGGGCTAGAGCTTGATTATACGGCGGAGTTTCTAAAAGAACGTATCGAAAATATACATAAATATGTAATAAGAGCCGACAATGCACGCCCTGAAAGCATAAGCTATCTAAAAAGGCACGGACTAAGCATGATAACGCCGACAATAAAAGGCAAAGGCAGTATAGAGGATGGCATCGAGTATATACGCAGTTTTGAAGCAATTATAATACACGAGCGCTGCATAGAAACGGCACGAGAATTTAGACTATACAGCTACAAAACAGACCCACATAGCGGCGATATATTACCACAAATACTAGATGAAAATAACCACTACATAGACGCATTACGTTACGCCCTAGAGCCACTAATAAAAAGCAAAACAACAATTTGGGGACACATTACAAGCCGAAGCTAA
- a CDS encoding phage head morphogenesis protein: MMKPTLSELFSKKRNKEFKPVQPSKRAEVKYRNALLLLIASLKTALLKRLRAFLLGNPSDAEIIEHTTQILDGLRKADTLDYAKRLSQSVVSAVNETNKERLIQNVQKGTDIDLTPLVGDTAVKAKLDEYVAKNVSLITSVKNDYLSDVEKAIRESYLKNGRAENLATIIHERTGVSKSRARLIARDQTAKINAELDQERMQNLGVKLYIWQTAKDERVRHTHANMQGVLCRFDDDSVYSKDGGKTWIKREADKPKCKPGVDIQCRCFAKAILGA; encoded by the coding sequence ATGATGAAACCGACCTTATCTGAACTATTTAGCAAGAAACGCAATAAAGAGTTTAAGCCAGTGCAGCCTAGCAAGCGTGCAGAGGTTAAATATCGCAACGCTTTATTATTACTAATCGCCTCTTTAAAGACGGCGCTATTAAAAAGGCTTAGAGCGTTTTTGCTGGGTAATCCTAGCGACGCCGAAATAATAGAACACACAACCCAAATATTAGACGGATTACGAAAAGCCGACACATTAGACTACGCAAAAAGACTAAGCCAAAGCGTAGTTAGTGCAGTAAATGAAACCAACAAAGAGCGACTAATCCAAAACGTGCAAAAAGGCACGGATATAGACCTAACCCCGCTTGTAGGCGATACCGCCGTAAAAGCAAAACTAGACGAATACGTAGCCAAAAATGTGAGCTTGATAACCTCGGTTAAAAATGACTATCTAAGCGACGTGGAAAAAGCGATAAGAGAGAGCTATTTAAAAAACGGCAGGGCTGAAAATTTAGCCACGATCATACACGAACGTACGGGCGTAAGTAAAAGCAGGGCTAGGCTAATAGCTAGAGATCAGACGGCAAAGATTAACGCAGAGCTAGACCAAGAACGTATGCAAAATCTAGGCGTTAAGCTCTATATTTGGCAAACGGCTAAAGATGAAAGGGTAAGGCACACGCACGCGAATATGCAAGGCGTGCTATGTCGTTTTGATGATGATAGCGTATATAGCAAGGACGGCGGCAAAACGTGGATAAAACGAGAAGCGGACAAGCCGAAATGCAAGCCTGGCGTTGATATACAATGTCGATGTTTTGCAAAAGCGATTTTAGGGGCATAA
- a CDS encoding major capsid family protein: MKLRDEEILSQLASAAASFNEGFKEREYPEVQLANFVPITQKGDESIDALDYGEIEGTQDLENGLIDENTTSLETEDLNIVAKKGLYLSWAKSAVYTSEAVARAKRLEIELDTAKLSSLERVALLTMQKTALVGHTKLPAVQGLLNNTSVKAKDLTAGTAISAMTGAEARAFFLSLIEFGYEQNGGLLIPNTIAIDSKDLMALASKYDNSIGAVNGGVNALTAIKEALSQSTGVDVNIVGIPLGFAQGLGGGKGKNRAVVYTKSEDVLSTDWALSPTAMQPFQRSVLSWEIAVKAKFTGTLIRQLDKVAYVNYKA; encoded by the coding sequence ATGAAACTAAGAGATGAGGAAATTTTAAGCCAACTAGCGTCAGCGGCGGCTAGCTTTAACGAGGGCTTTAAAGAGCGTGAATATCCAGAAGTGCAACTCGCTAATTTTGTGCCTATCACACAAAAAGGCGATGAGAGCATAGACGCACTAGATTATGGCGAGATTGAGGGCACTCAAGATTTAGAAAACGGCTTAATTGACGAAAACACAACATCGCTAGAAACCGAGGATTTAAATATCGTAGCCAAAAAAGGTCTATACCTAAGCTGGGCTAAGTCAGCGGTCTATACTAGCGAAGCAGTAGCTAGAGCTAAAAGGTTAGAAATTGAGCTAGATACGGCAAAGCTTAGCAGCCTTGAGCGTGTAGCACTTCTTACAATGCAAAAAACAGCACTTGTCGGTCACACTAAATTGCCAGCAGTGCAAGGCTTGCTAAATAACACTAGCGTAAAAGCAAAAGACCTAACAGCTGGCACAGCTATTAGTGCAATGACTGGTGCAGAAGCTAGAGCATTTTTCTTGTCGCTAATTGAGTTTGGCTACGAGCAAAACGGCGGTCTGTTAATCCCTAATACAATAGCGATCGATAGCAAAGACCTTATGGCACTAGCTAGCAAATATGACAATTCTATTGGCGCGGTAAATGGTGGCGTAAATGCACTAACCGCTATTAAAGAGGCACTATCACAAAGCACAGGTGTCGATGTTAATATCGTTGGCATACCTCTAGGCTTCGCACAAGGCTTAGGTGGTGGCAAGGGTAAAAATAGAGCCGTTGTATATACAAAGAGCGAGGACGTACTAAGCACTGACTGGGCTTTATCGCCAACAGCAATGCAACCATTTCAAAGAAGTGTGCTAAGCTGGGAAATCGCCGTTAAGGCTAAATTTACGGGTACATTAATTCGCCAGCTTGACAAAGTGGCTTATGTAAATTACAAGGCTTAA
- a CDS encoding DUF2213 domain-containing protein, which yields MDFKINDDGYIITKAKMASIQPMEYLGEEIGRTSGKVYKVFRDEKEVFSPETIKSFEGKPLTLTHPDDDVTAKNWKDTAIGHIQNVRREGDFLVGDAYINDEIAIKIIKEQGIKEVSCGYDSKLIERDGKIWQTNIRGNHLAVVAEGRAGKDCKLGDSKRIKMKFIDKLKGALTAAKKFKDNDEVGKEKVEEANEANNELVDLLEQALSGAEEVSTKLDETTAELEKTKTELADVKAKNVKDSDGTDENAEIAELKAKVEALEKENAELKAEIEKLKGEAATTEAVTDAKANFSHVKLSDAKNARGVYEAVILDSKAFEASELKKLSDSEIKAIYMGMRVSAKNKDNSGSVLDKFYDAKPNKIDLNKKFGGK from the coding sequence ATGGATTTCAAGATAAATGATGACGGCTACATAATAACAAAAGCCAAAATGGCAAGTATTCAGCCTATGGAATATTTGGGCGAGGAAATAGGACGCACCAGTGGCAAGGTGTATAAAGTTTTTAGGGATGAAAAAGAAGTATTTAGCCCCGAAACAATTAAAAGTTTTGAGGGTAAGCCGCTAACACTAACACACCCAGACGACGACGTAACAGCCAAGAACTGGAAAGATACAGCGATAGGGCATATCCAAAACGTGCGCCGTGAGGGTGATTTTTTAGTAGGCGATGCCTACATCAACGACGAGATAGCGATCAAAATAATTAAAGAACAAGGAATAAAGGAGGTAAGTTGCGGATATGACAGCAAACTAATCGAGCGTGATGGGAAAATTTGGCAAACGAATATAAGGGGCAATCATTTGGCGGTAGTAGCCGAGGGGCGAGCCGGTAAAGATTGTAAATTAGGCGATAGTAAAAGGATAAAAATGAAATTCATAGATAAATTAAAAGGCGCTTTGACAGCAGCCAAAAAGTTTAAAGATAACGACGAAGTCGGTAAAGAGAAAGTAGAGGAAGCCAACGAGGCTAATAATGAGCTAGTTGATCTTTTAGAGCAAGCATTAAGCGGTGCTGAGGAAGTAAGCACAAAGCTAGACGAAACAACCGCTGAGCTAGAAAAAACAAAAACTGAGCTAGCAGATGTAAAGGCTAAAAACGTAAAGGATAGCGACGGCACAGACGAAAACGCAGAAATCGCAGAGTTAAAGGCTAAAGTTGAAGCGTTAGAAAAAGAGAACGCAGAACTAAAGGCTGAAATCGAAAAACTAAAAGGCGAGGCAGCAACAACCGAAGCCGTAACAGACGCTAAAGCAAATTTTAGCCACGTAAAACTAAGTGACGCTAAGAATGCTAGGGGCGTTTATGAAGCGGTAATCCTAGATAGTAAAGCATTTGAGGCTAGTGAGCTCAAAAAACTAAGTGATAGCGAGATTAAAGCTATTTATATGGGGATGCGTGTAAGCGCTAAAAATAAAGATAATAGCGGCAGCGTGCTAGATAAATTTTACGACGCTAAGCCAAACAAAATCGACTTAAATAAAAAATTTGGAGGTAAATAA